TATTACGATAGGCCATGGCAGCTTGCGAGTTCGGATTCATAACGGTCGGTTCACCAGAATTGGCTGCTTTGATAACAAGCTCATCATCAGGAACAATCCCAATAAGATCAATATTAAGCACTTGTAAAATACTATCGATATCCAGCATATCGCCGGTTTTAACCATATTATTCCGAATCCGGTTAACGACTAACTTTGGAGATCCGACGTGTGAGCTCTCGAGCAGCCCGATTACACGGTCTGCATCACGAACTGCAGCATTCTCTGGTGTAGTTACAACAATGGCCTGATCGGCACCGGCAATGGCGTTCTTAAATCCTTGCTCAATACCTGCAGGGCAGTCGATAATGACATACTCAAAATCTTTTTTGAGCTCCAGCACAATATCCTTTACCTGATCAGGTGTAACCGAGTTTTTATCTTTTGTCTGCGCGGCTGGCAGCATATATAATTCATCAAAGCGCT
This sequence is a window from Paenibacillus urinalis. Protein-coding genes within it:
- the minD gene encoding septum site-determining protein MinD, with protein sequence MGEAIVVTSGKGGVGKTTTSANIGTALALLGKKVCLVDTDIGLRNLDVVMGLENRIIYDLVDVAEGRCRLNQALVKDKRFDELYMLPAAQTKDKNSVTPDQVKDIVLELKKDFEYVIIDCPAGIEQGFKNAIAGADQAIVVTTPENAAVRDADRVIGLLESSHVGSPKLVVNRIRNNMVKTGDMLDIDSILQVLNIDLIGIVPDDELVIKAANSGEPTVMNPNSQAAMAYRNIARRILGDTVPLMLLDQKKGVFTRFKKFFGMG